In the Hylaeus volcanicus isolate JK05 chromosome 1, UHH_iyHylVolc1.0_haploid, whole genome shotgun sequence genome, one interval contains:
- the LOC128880646 gene encoding tRNA (guanine-N(7)-)-methyltransferase-like isoform X2, whose translation MDWSSLYPYYFPIDKVESNETNTQQKCVEFADIGCGYGGLLVTLSPMFPDSLIIGMEIRVKVSDYVTDRIIALRSQNPGQYQNIACLRSNAMKYLPNYFHKGQLKKMFFLYPDPHFKKSKHKWRIINKTLLAEYAYVLAEGAIIYTVTDVKDLHEWIVQHFREHPLYDDVSKEELDADPIVEKLYESTEEGQKVTRNKGDKFLAVFKRIPDPYNKEIS comes from the exons ATGGACTGGAGTTCGTTGTATCcgtattattttccaattgaCAAAGTAGAATCTAACGAAACTAATACACAGCAAAAATGCGTGGAGTTTGCAGACATTGGCTGTGGCTATGGTGGATTACTAG TTACACTATCCCCCATGTTCCCTGATAGTCTGATCATCGGAATGGAGATTAGAGTGAAAGTTTCAGACTATGTTACGGATCGTATAATTGCATTGAGATCACAGAACCCTGGGCAATACCAAAACATTGCATGTTTAAGGTCTAATGCAATGAAGTATTTACCAAACTACTTTCACAAAGGGCAG TTGAAGAAGatgttttttttgtatccGGAtccacattttaaaaaatcaaaacataaatggagaattataaacaaaacacTCCTGGCGGAGTATGCTTATGTTTTAGCTGAAGGA gCTATTATATATACAGTGACAGATGTGAAAGATCTACACGAATGGATAGTACAGCACTTTCGAGAGCATCCTTTGTATGATGATGTTTCCAAGGAGGAATTG GATGCAGACCCAATCGTGGAGAAATTATATGAAAGTACAGAGGAAGGCCAAAAAGTAACAAGGAATAAAGGAGACAAATTTCTAGCTGTATTCAAACGAATTCCAGATCCGTATAATAAGGAAATTAGTTAA
- the LOC128880646 gene encoding tRNA (guanine-N(7)-)-methyltransferase-like isoform X1, which yields MSEPVPLPQKKYYRQRAHSNPIADHCIEYPVKPDLMDWSSLYPYYFPIDKVESNETNTQQKCVEFADIGCGYGGLLVTLSPMFPDSLIIGMEIRVKVSDYVTDRIIALRSQNPGQYQNIACLRSNAMKYLPNYFHKGQLKKMFFLYPDPHFKKSKHKWRIINKTLLAEYAYVLAEGAIIYTVTDVKDLHEWIVQHFREHPLYDDVSKEELDADPIVEKLYESTEEGQKVTRNKGDKFLAVFKRIPDPYNKEIS from the exons ATGTCAGAACCGGTGCCGTTACCGCAGAAAAAGTATTACAGGCAACGCGCTCACTCGAATCCCATAGCAGACCACTGCATAGAATA tCCTGTGAAACCTGACTTAATGGACTGGAGTTCGTTGTATCcgtattattttccaattgaCAAAGTAGAATCTAACGAAACTAATACACAGCAAAAATGCGTGGAGTTTGCAGACATTGGCTGTGGCTATGGTGGATTACTAG TTACACTATCCCCCATGTTCCCTGATAGTCTGATCATCGGAATGGAGATTAGAGTGAAAGTTTCAGACTATGTTACGGATCGTATAATTGCATTGAGATCACAGAACCCTGGGCAATACCAAAACATTGCATGTTTAAGGTCTAATGCAATGAAGTATTTACCAAACTACTTTCACAAAGGGCAG TTGAAGAAGatgttttttttgtatccGGAtccacattttaaaaaatcaaaacataaatggagaattataaacaaaacacTCCTGGCGGAGTATGCTTATGTTTTAGCTGAAGGA gCTATTATATATACAGTGACAGATGTGAAAGATCTACACGAATGGATAGTACAGCACTTTCGAGAGCATCCTTTGTATGATGATGTTTCCAAGGAGGAATTG GATGCAGACCCAATCGTGGAGAAATTATATGAAAGTACAGAGGAAGGCCAAAAAGTAACAAGGAATAAAGGAGACAAATTTCTAGCTGTATTCAAACGAATTCCAGATCCGTATAATAAGGAAATTAGTTAA